Proteins encoded by one window of Amaranthus tricolor cultivar Red isolate AtriRed21 chromosome 4, ASM2621246v1, whole genome shotgun sequence:
- the LOC130810040 gene encoding WUSCHEL-related homeobox 11, with amino-acid sequence MEDPSPNKKNNNTESENSSNTKEERKNNNNNSTSSEPVRSRWTPKPEQILILESIFNRGMVNPPKEETIRIRKLLEKFGAVGDANVFYWFQNRRSRSRRRQRQLQASLAATGASPPLVPPPLLGGESGNGGGVNLYEFGQHQQQNSSVTTTTTIGGSSSSVGCFAPCSSVTSISNTNTFGDCGGVDDVFGNFSGIINTTHQLDCHSQASNLDFQSGLITVFINGVATQVPEGVLDMKSMFGEEVILVHSSGVPVPFNDFGISLQSLQHGESYFLVPRLS; translated from the exons ATGGAAGATCCAtcaccaaacaaaaaaaataataacacagAAAGTGAAAATAGTAGTAATacaaaagaagaaagaaaaaacaacaataataatagtacaaGTAGTGAACCCGTTAGATCAAGATGGACTCCAAAACCGGAGCAAATACTAATACttgaatccattttcaatagAGGTATGGTTAATCCACCTAAAGAAGAAACTATCCGTATCCGGAAACTTCTAGAAAAATTTGGTGCTGTTGGTGATGCTAATGTTTTTTATTGGTTTCAAAACCGCCGTTCTCGGTCGCGCCGCCGCCAACGACAACTACAAGCTTCACTTGCCGCCACCGGGGCATCACCACCGCTTGTTCCGCCACCTTTGTTAGGTGGTGAAAGCGGAAACGGTGGTGGTGTGAATTTATATGAGTTTGGTCAACACCAACAACAAAATTCTAGtgttacaacaacaacaacaataggAGGTAGTTCATCTAGTGTTGGTTGTTTTGCACCTTGTTCTAGTGTTACTAGTATTAGTAATACTAATACTtttggtgattgtggtggtgttGATGATGTTTTTGGTAATTTTTCTGGGATTATTAATACTACCCATCAATTAGATTGTCATTCACAAGCTTCTAATTTGGATTTTCAATCag GACTTATAACTGTGTTTATAAATGGAGTGGCGACACAAGTTCCAGAAGGAGTGTTGGATATGAAAAGTATGTTCGGAGAGGAAGTTATATTGGTGCATTCTTCGGGTGTGCCTGTTCCCTTCAATGATTTTGGAATTTCACTACAAAGCTTACAGCATGGCGAGAGCTACTTCCTT GTCCCAAGACTCTCTTAA